From a region of the Alnus glutinosa chromosome 1, dhAlnGlut1.1, whole genome shotgun sequence genome:
- the LOC133859797 gene encoding potassium transporter 5-like: protein MEGGDIIEEEEEEQQVHDQHGSKNIGLKSKKLSWKKIDSFDLEAARITSSSQGHGSPQGGEWGISIMKLAFQSVGVVYGDLGTSPLYVLPGVFPNGIKHNDDILGVLSLIFYSLMSITLIKYVFIVLAANDNGDGGTFALYSLICRYAKVSLTPNQQAEDKEVSNYRLDVPNRRLKRASFVKSMLEKNQTIKYSILFITMLGTSMVLGDGILTPCISVLSAVGGVKEAATSLTDNTIMWISVGILIVLFQIQRFGTDKIGYSFAPVLTIWFLFIAIIGLYNFARHDPGVIKAVNPMYIVQYFNRNKKDAWISLGGVILCLTGSEALFADLGHFSVRSIRISSCTLVFPSIVLAYFGQASYLRKHNQDASNAFYSSIPKPLYWPMFAVAVMSAIIASQSLISASFSIIQQSLALGCFPRVKVVHTSSKYKGQVYVPEINTLLMLACVGVTLGFKNTLQIGNAYGIAVSFVFTITSTFLILVMIMIWKTNIYLIIIYALTIGVLELLFLTSVLYKFVDGGYLPLLFALTLVSIMYLWNYGYRKKYMYELDNKVSKEKLVEIASDPTILRFPGLALLYTELVQGISPIFTHYVANIPALHSVLVFVSIKSLPISTVPLEDRFLFRRVEPHGLGIFRCVVRYGYKEGRTDEWESFKEMLVNELKEFIQKCDEESDGKEVVARRINEEMVQREVGIVDDALTSGDIVYLIGENEVMASKGSSLFKIFAVNYAYNWLRRCARQADEVFMIPRNRLLKVGMTYEV from the exons ATGGAGGGTGGTGATAtcatagaagaagaagaagaagaacagcaAGTTCATGATCAGCATGGCAGTAAGAATATTGGGCTCAAAAGTAAGAAGCTTTCTTGGAAAAAGATTGATTCCTTCGATTTGGAGGCAGCCAGAATCACCTCATCAAGTCAAGGCCATGGATCTCCTCAG GGCGGAGAGTGGGGAATTAGCATAATGAAGCTAGCATTCCAGAGCGTTGGGGTTGTATATGGTGATTTGGGCACCTCACCTTTGTATGTGTTGCCAGGAGTTTTCCCTAATGGGATTAAGCACAATGATGACATTCTTGGAGTGCTGTCTCTTATCTTTTACTCCCTCATGTCAATCACTTTGATCAAGTACGTTTTCATTGTTCTTGCAGCCAACGATAACGGTGATG GAGGAACGTTTGCTCTATATTCTCTGATATGCCGCTACGCCAAGGTCAGCTTGACGCCCAACCAGCAGGCTGAAGACAAAGAAGTATCCAACTACCGACTAGATGTGCCAAACCGGCGGCTCAAGAGGGCATCCTTTGTGAAGTCCATGCTTGAGAAGAACCAAACAATAAAATACTCCATcttgttcatcaccatgcttgGCACCTCCATGGTACTTGGAGATGGAATCCTCACACCATGCATATCAG taTTGTCGGCAGTGGGGGGAGTTAAGGAAGCTGCTACTTCTCTTACTGATAATACGATCATGTGGATTTCTGTGGGCATCTTGATAGTTCTGTTCCAAATTCAGAGGTTTGGGACAGATAAAATAGGCTATAGTTTCGCTCCAGTACTTACAATTTGGTTCCTTTTCATCGCAATCATTGGCTTGTACAACTTTGCGAGGCATGATCCGGGTGTTATCAAGGCAGTCAATCCAATGTACATTGTTCAATATTTCAACAGGAATAAGAAGGATGCGTGGATCTCTCTTGGAGGCGTCATCCTATGCCTGACAG gtTCTGAAGCCTTGTTTGCGGATCTTGGTCACTTCAGCGTCCGCTCAATTCGAATAAGCTCATGCACTCTAGTGTTTCCCTCCATTGTCCTTGCCTACTTTGGTCAAGCTTCCTATCTCCGGAAGCACAATCAGGATGCTAGCAATGCCTTCTATAGTTCAATTCCAA aACCGCTATATTGGCCGATGTTTGCTGTGGCTGTAATGTCAGCCATCATCGCTAGTCAGTCATTAATCTCAGCTTCCTTCTCCATCATCCAACAGTCATTAGCACTTGGGTGTTTCCCACGGGTTAAGGTAGTTCACACATCCTCTAAGTACAAAGGACAAGTTTATGTTCCCGAGATCAACACCCTTCTCATGTTGGCTTGTGTGGGTGTCACTCTTGGCTTCAAAAATACTTTGCAGATCGGCAACGCTTACG GAATTGCGGTGTCGTTTGTATTTACAATCACATCTACTTTTCTTATCCTTGTGATGATCATGATATGGAAGACAAACATATACTTGATCATCATCTATGCCCTAACCATCGGGGTTTTGGAACTCCTATTTTTGACCTCAGTACTCTACAAATTTGTTGATGGAGGGTACCTTCCTTTGTTATTCGCCTTGACTCTTGTGTCTATTATGTATTTATGGAACTATGGCTACCGCAAGAAGTACATGTACGAGCTGGATAACAAAGTTTCTAAAGAGAAATTGGTTGAGATAGCCTCTGATCCTACCATCCTTCGGTTCCCAGGGCTTGCTCTATTATACACTGAGCTTGTCCAAGGCATCTCCCCAATATTCACACATTATGTTGCCAATATTCCAGCTTTGCACTCAGTTCTTGTCTTTGTCTCGATCAAATCATTGCCGATTAGCACGGTCCCTCTGGAGGATCGGTTTCTGTTCCGGCGAGTCGAGCCTCATGGGCTAGGCATTTTCCGATGCGTTGTGAGGTATGGTTATAAGGAGGGAAGAACTGATGAGTGGGAGTCTTTTAAGGAGATGTTGGTGAATGAGTTGAAGGAATTCATACAAAAATGTGACGAGGAATCAGACGGTAAGGAAGTAGTGGCGAGGAGAATTAATGAAGAAATGGTGCAAAGAGAGGTGGGAATAGTGGATGATGCACTAACATCTGGGGATATTGTTTATCTAATTGGTGAAAATGAGGTGATGGCTTCAAAGGGGTCTAGCTTGTTCAAGATATTTGCTGTAAATTACGCCTACAATTGGTTGAGAAGATGTGCGAGGCAGGCGGATGAAGTTTTCATGATTCCTCGCAACCGACTTCTCAAGGTAGGGATGACTTATGAGGTCTAG
- the LOC133858860 gene encoding nuclear transcription factor Y subunit B-5-like: protein MFCQEMDDNVIIGASTANDDNFVKEQERLLPIANVGRIMKGILPSNAKISKESKETMQECVSEFISFVTSEASDKCRKERRKTVNGDDVCWALETLGFDDYAGPIRRYLHRYRELEVDRANQDRLRNTDE, encoded by the coding sequence ATGTTTTGTCAGGAAATGGACGATAATGTTATTATTGGTGCTAGTACTGCGAACGATGATAATTTCGTCAAGGAGCAAGAGCGGCTGTTGCCGATAGCCAACGTGGGGCGGATCATGAAGGGAATTCTGCCATCCAACGCGAAAATCTCCAAGGAATCGAAGGAGACGATGCAGGAATGCGTGTCGGAGTTCATTAGCTTTGTCACCAGTGAGGCGTCCGACAAGTGTAGGAAGGAAAGGCGAAAGACTGTGAATGGCGACGATGTTTGCTGGGCGCTGGAAACACTTGGCTTTGATGACTATGCCGGCCCTATTAGAAGGTATTTGCATAGATATAGGGAGCTAGAAGTAGATAGAGCTAATCAAGACAGGCTTAGGAACACTGATGAGTGA